Sequence from the Peromyscus eremicus chromosome 4, PerEre_H2_v1, whole genome shotgun sequence genome:
ACTAGCCACATTTTAAGATCTCAGTAATCACATGTAGATAATCGTTCCAAGGTTAGATGCCATCACTGCAGAAGTTTTACCCGACAGTGCTGATCTAGAGAACTCCTTTGGACATCTTTTTAGACACCAGGTTCTAAAGAGATCAGTGGTTGAACAGTGTGCCTGCCAACTGTGACAATCCATGGTgggaaaaagaggggaaaaaaactcCTAAATAGAGTGACTGTGGTCCAGTATTATTGACATCTATATCCAAGAAATATACTTACACAGGTAGAGAAATGCCAAGCTAAAgtcagaaaggagaaggaaataaCACTTAAACATATCACCATTCACATTTAAACATTCATAAAAGTTGCcagcttctctttgtctgctcATGGAGGATTGGACTTTATTATTCATCCCTCAGATATGTTTCATCTATTGTTCACTCCCTCGGCCAAATGTCCCTCCATTGTAacattttgaacatttatttaaacaaatagaACTCCAATCAAAATAGAAAAGTGCAGGCTCTTCACAGTTTATAAAAAAGGCAAGaactttattttaaacaaatcCTCAGTTGTATAACATACCACATCCATATCTAAatcaaaaaaccaataataataataataataataataataataataataattcaaaggAAATAGAGGGCTTCCATAAAAACGTAATATCTGAATACTACTCTTGCCTAATGCTTCAGCTAAATACACAGTGGGTGTGAAAGGTGGAATATGGCACTTAAATAAATAAGAGCAACAGAGGAGAATTGCCTCAGTTCAAACAACAGGTTTTTGAACCTTTGGTATATGTCTCAAATAAGTATCCATAAACACATATTAGCCAATAATGTTTTCTTCCAGGTTTGTTAAACCAgtgattgtgtgcatgtgtgtgtttcaaaaATAACTTACGATAAAATAAGTTGGGATTGACATGGGCTGATTAAGGTCTCTGGTGTGAGCACACAGGTAAATTCAAACCATGGCAAAATGATGTGCAGCTGTGTAGCACAACAAAATTAGGTAAGAAAATGAGCAAGATCTACCAGTTAGAAATTCTGTGGCTTGAGTAGATACCCTCCATTTCAACAAAAACCATATTGTTAATACTATCCACAGTCCATAAGCTAGAAGGCAGAAATATCCCAAAGCTCAGAAACACATGCTCAACAGTGAAATGACCATCTCACGGAAGTGTTGTTGatattccctccctcccatcccccacccctaaTAAACAGCACCAGTGCAATTTGAGTtaaaaaaattggaaatattGAGACATTCCTAAGGTTTTCATAATGACTAAGAACCAGTCATATGGGGCTCTTACTGCAAACCTCTGCCCTGGCCAGTCTCCAAAAAGCACCCCATGTAATTCCCTCTAGCTTGCAGATAAACTGTGTTAGGGCTAATATAAGGCCAGATcaaggaaacagaaaagctgGCATGCTATCCTGGGTTTGAGGGAAAGGGGCATGCTGATGGGGGAGAAAGATCCTcaggggtgtttttttttttttctgcagcccAGGATGAAGGGATGTGCTGAGATGGGTCACAAATTTTATATCAATGAGTATTTGACTCATGCCATTCACCAGAATACAGAGCTCGGCAGAGCTAAGTCTTGCTTGGCAGCTGTACCAGGCCACTGTTGTCAGGAGCAGGAAGGGCCATTAAAGAGAAAGGCCCAAGGAAGTCCGGCTCAGTCATCTCATCACTCTACCCAATTGTCTTTGTAGAACCGATGGTGGGACGTGTGATGACAGATCTACATTTTTTCTTTGCCGATGAAGACCCCTTAAGATCCGTCTCCTAGACCTTGATATCGAGCATCACATAAATGAGGGCAGGTCTGTCTACCCTTGAGTCATCATCTGCCTCAGGGCTACTTGCCACCCAGCAGGCCTTCCCCAACCTGCCTTTTCACACGTAGGCGGAGTCACTGGACTGAGTCCTGCCGAAGTTGGGAACACTGACTCGTGGCAGGTCTTTGTTACGTATCTCATAGACCGACTTTCTCTTGGCCTGGGCCCCACGGACAGCGAGTTTGATCTTGCGCCATCCCAGATGGTTAAGTTCAGCCAGATTGAGCACCACACAAATGCCGCTCACAGCAAACATAAACACCAGAAAGACTGTCTTCTCAGTAGGTCTAGACACATAACATTCCACCTCCTTGATGCAGGGGTATCGGTTACACTCATATAACCCCGGGACACTGAAGCCATATAGAAAGTATTGGCCCACCAGAAACCCAATCTCCAGAGCATTTCGGAACACCACTTGGATGATATAGAAGCGAGAGATACCTTCCTGTCTTCGGAGCTTGGACCTTGCTGCTGTGCGCAGCCCTGATGGGTGTGGAGTCAGCTCTTTAACCTCTAAGCAATCTGGTTCTGTCTCCTTGCTGGTGTTCTCTGTGTTCTGCAGCACCCCGTTGACAATGGCATTTTGCAACTTCTTATCTTCTCGTTTGCTCCCACTACTGCCCCCAACCCCAGTTCCTCCAGGTCCCCCTATAGACTCAGTGGGGTCTCTGTCCAGGGCCAAGAAGACAGTAGAGTACCGGCGTTCGCGCTGCTTGGCTGATTGGTGCACAGAATAGGTGATAAAACAGAGACTGGGGGTGCACACCATTATGATCTGGAAGACCCAGTAACGTATATGGGAGATGGGAAAGGCGCGGTCATAGCAGGCCTGGTTACAGCCGGGCTGCAGGGTGTTGCACACAAACATGGTCTGCTCATCATCGTACACCGTCTCCCCCACAATGGCCACAATGAGTATCCGGAAGATCACCACCACAGTCAACAGGATCCTGagcagaggaaaaggagggggggagagaggttCTCATAGGCTAAGTCACTGATGGGAAGTCCCTGATCTTTCCTGTTTTCAGTGTTTACCAGTCCTTGGACGGGGGAGCTGTCCACCCTTGAGTGGTACTGAACTGAGAGCCTGGAAAACGACTTTATCTCTTCCTTATCTGCTTGGTGCTGGTAAGCTTGGAATACTTCATATTACAAAGATCTCACATCTGCACAATTTCATACACTGTTTATGGTCCTTTTGTGATGTGTATATTTCAGCTCTATATGAAGAATGTCTAGAGACTCTAAACACATCTTTACTCTGGCCAATGCATGTAGAATCTTTTACAGAGAATGTGTGTTTGAGGGTCTACACATGGGGTGAGCATTGAGCCCTACATGTGTAAGTACTAGTCTCAACATATAGAACTTAATTGTCCATAGAAACAGTTATGAATACAAAACTCACATGTCTATATACATAAAGAGATAGCTGCAGGTagagaaaaatatgaataaataaatatatatcctacacatacatatgtgcatatatacatacatatagatatcCACAAAAAGAAGCCAGCTATGTGTACGGCTCTCTGGCATTAAGTTTTAACGGAGAACAGAGTCTAGCTTAATAAATATCTGTTAAAGAATGATGCATCTGCTGTGATGAGCAAATCCATCTCCCCACTTGCCCTTCTCTGTCCAAATGCAATTCTGCCTTCCTTGTAGATTCTATTTAGGGAACCAGATGGAGATTGGCGCTGACTCTGGAGAGTGGGGGTACCAGGACTGAGTCCACAAGTCCTTTTCTGATGAGGGAAGCGTGAACCCCTTCCCCCTGTGGTGCTTTATAGAGAAAGTATGGGGGAGCTGGTCAGGAGTAACTGGAGGAGGGGGGCGTCACTGGGCTTCGGGTAATCCCTTAATGCAGGCAATACTAGCACTTGgacagaggatggggaggaggcagagggccaGCTGGGGGTCTGAGGGTCCTTAGAGATGGGAGAAGATATTCCCAAGGGCCGCCCGACGGGCCCGCTGACGGCTGGCTTGGTGCCCTTACCTCCCGATCATAGTGGAGTGCTGCTGCACCGCGGCTTCCAGCAGCCTCTCCAAGATGGTCCATTCCCCCATCGCTGTGCATCCGGAGGCAGCAGACAAAGACTGGGCAGTACCGGGCACGTTCCTGGTCCTGGCCCCTCCCCGGGCCGCACCTCCTGACCGGGGAGCGAATTGCCCCCAattaaagaagcaaacaaaaaatgttttaaaaaaaaaatccacgagCCCCTCCCCCTTTTATTGCACTTAAAAAAGGGGAGTAGGGGGAAAGCAATCTATGCGCGTCCCGACCAATGGGGCTGTTGGCGCGGTGCGGAGGAGCTGGCCAGCACCCCGCTGCCGTCCGGGAGTCAGGTTGACTCCCGCAGTCTCCCGGCGAGGGGCGGGGCTGGGTGGCAGCGTGCAGGTGGCCGAGCTCCTGCCCGCGGGAGACTGGTCTCTGCGCCGCCTTCCCCGAGATCTTGCGGTCTGGATCCGCGCACCGTCCCCGGTGCCTGTCACTGGAGCGGGCACCTGGCGCTCCCGCGCTGCTGCGGCGCGCAGAGCTGGCTGCGGGGCTGGGGAATCCGCGGCCACCGCCTCTAATCCGCCCTTAAGTAGTCTCCGCCTGCGTCACGCCAGGTCGGCGGAGGGGAGCAGAGCGCGGCGTGCCGCTGTCGCCGAGCGTCGGAGCCCGAGGGGCCGCGGCCGCGCGCTGCGGGGGGGAGGAGACGGTCTGGAGTCCCCCGCTGCGCCGGGAATGGGGAGACCAAGGACTGCAGCGCCCCTTGGGGCTTCTGGGGCTCCCAGGTAGCCTCACCTGGCCGCCGGCCTCCCGCAGGAGGAGCAGACTCGTAGGTGAGTGAGGAGGGACCCGAGTAGGTAGCTTAGCTTGTCCCCGCCTGTCCCTCACCTTTAGCTTTAGGCCTTCTGAGACACCACTGAAATTCCTTTTCTAGATGGTAGAGCTGGTTGGGGGAAGGGCTCTTTTTAGCCCTTACTGGGAGAGGACAGCCTTCCGCAAGAGTGCTGCAGAGGGTCCTGGCTTCGGTGAGCTGATCAGATGCTGGAGTGAGAAAGATCCAATGAGACTCCCTGCTGGCTGACGCCTGAATGCAGGTGTGAAGGTGTTCTGAGCATGAAGGTCTGGACACAAAGTATTTGCCAACCAAACAGGTGCCTAGCAGCGAGCCAGTGGACTGGCCACGATGAGTTCTCATTTCTCCCTACACAGATTAGGAGGCTGTGTTTTTATCTGCACGTAACTGATGCGAGTAGGGGGTACTCTTCAGATTAGCACGGTCCAGTCTGAATTTAAGGAAATTCAGCATTCATCTAGCAGAAACAGCAGCTCGCAATCTCACCCCACCCCCGACTCTCCTTATTCAGCCTttgcttttctccctccctcaatGAGCAGATTCTAGAAGCggtttttaaatttacattttgttgTCGGTTCCATCTACAGCACCTTACTTAATTGGTCCCAGGAAAATTCAAACAATCACACCAGGCTGCTAATTAGCTGAGGGTCAGTTTTAGGAGACATCAAAGTTGGGAGTGTTTCCTATAAATACCAAAAGCACAATGAGTTAGGGACTTGTCATCCTTCCAAAAATCTGACTGGGAAAGGGTTGCTAGCTGGTCTTAGGAATATAATGCAGCCTTAATTACCCTCAGggagcacacacatatgtatattatataagcTACACTAGCATGTGCTTTGAGTCTAGAACAACTGAGTCAGTTGGGTACCTGGTGGTCCTGAGACTGGGAGGAAGGGTGCAGAGTAGGACTCAGAGTTCCCACACATGCCCTTCTGCATGCATAATGCTTACAGACAGAACACAAGCTTGAGCATCTGAGGAATGACTGCACCAAGATTGTCTCTTGGGGTTGACGCTTCTAGCCCAAGGAAGCAGATCTTCATGGAGTCCATCAAAGATGGGGAAATATGGAGGAGATAAAGGGAATGTTATGGTTAAGGCAGGGGTAGCTTCACCCTCTTGGCAGAAAAACATGTTTGagaatagagacagaaagagtttTTTCCAGTTGGCTAACAGATGGGATGGTGATTCCCTCATCTCAAATGTGATACACATTCCCAGGTTTTCTCTTTGCTCCCTTGAGTCCCTATATTTGCTCCATCTATGGCAGACATTTTTGG
This genomic interval carries:
- the Gjd2 gene encoding gap junction delta-2 protein, with amino-acid sequence MGEWTILERLLEAAVQQHSTMIGRILLTVVVIFRILIVAIVGETVYDDEQTMFVCNTLQPGCNQACYDRAFPISHIRYWVFQIIMVCTPSLCFITYSVHQSAKQRERRYSTVFLALDRDPTESIGGPGGTGVGGSSGSKREDKKLQNAIVNGVLQNTENTSKETEPDCLEVKELTPHPSGLRTAARSKLRRQEGISRFYIIQVVFRNALEIGFLVGQYFLYGFSVPGLYECNRYPCIKEVECYVSRPTEKTVFLVFMFAVSGICVVLNLAELNHLGWRKIKLAVRGAQAKRKSVYEIRNKDLPRVSVPNFGRTQSSDSAYV